Proteins from a genomic interval of Trifolium pratense cultivar HEN17-A07 linkage group LG6, ARS_RC_1.1, whole genome shotgun sequence:
- the LOC123889018 gene encoding PKS-NRPS hybrid synthetase cheA-like has product MAYLGDTSQILVDTTDVFTTHQKFATPDDVVKWARDVGDANKVGIIITRSDKKNGIRGRNDKLILGCDKGGKYDSSESSTTTASKKCNCPFKIRAAPSTDGSGWKVQVIHGVHNHGLPDKYHGHPRKTRLTADENKRVQDLTKRKVAPRHIVLDLKDQNPQSVVDATLVYRKRHMMQIQERGSRTDLQHLLQLLDDAKYVSWNRRKDDGSDVLSDIFWAHPDSIKLLNLFPIVLVMDCTYKTNKYRQPLLEIIGITSTNMTFAIGFAYMESEKTDNYHWALGKLKELITKQDIFPRVILTDREFALMNAIKDIFPHTTNMLCTWHIIKNVNARCTVHIPKDMRQKVKNLWRDVVESPDEVEYQQRLNAFQQACVNSSKFVEYVNNTWLAPHKEQFVEAWTNRVMHLGNTTTNRVESAHWKLKQMLEHNKGDLCKCLEGMNNNIILEGRYDMTLISDEMKRIDIVGTDKNLCGCKLRSTCELPCACELSGYTTSGVPIPLDSVHGHWKKLTMEEPLEDDTEDGYELDMSNAMEAIWTQFRSLDIIGKRALKSKVFELAYPASSSLCPPPEKIKTRGGVKNKDKGKTPKEINGSIHIRNLKWLKVLIRKKARN; this is encoded by the exons CATTACTCGGTCGGATAAAAAGAACGGAATAAGAGGAAGAAATGACAAGTTGATTTTGGGTTGTGACAAAGGTGGAAAGTATGACTCTTCAGAAAGTTCCACGACAACTGCATCGAAAAAGTGTAActgtccatttaaaattagagCTGCACCTTCAACAGATGGTTCAGGATGGAAAGTTCAGGTTATTCATGGAGTTCACAACCACGGGCTACCTGACAAATATCATGGTCATCCTCGCAAGACACGTTTAACCGCTGATGAAAACAAACGTGTTCAAGATTTGACAAAGCGTAAAGTAGCACCAAGACACATTGTTTTAGATTTGAAAGATCAAAATCCACAGTCTGTTGTTGATGCCACACTTGTATATAGGAAAAGACACATGATGCAAATACAAGAAAGAGGCTCCAGAACAGATCTGCAACACTTGCTGCAGTTGTTAGATGATGCAAAATATGTCAGCTGGAATAGAAGAAAAGATGATGGCTCCGATGTTTTGAGTGATATTTTTTGGGCGCATCCAGATTCAATCAAGTTGTTGAACTTGTTTCCCATTGTTTTGGTTATGGACTGCACatacaaaactaataaatatagaCAGCCACTGCTTGAAATTATTGGCATAACGTCAACTAACATGACATTTGCTATTGGATTTGCTTACATGGAATCTGAGAAGACGGACAATTATCATTGGGCGTTAGGTAAGTTGAAGGAATTGATTACTAAGCAAGATATATTTCCTAGAGTAATTTTGACTGATAGGGAGTTTGCTTTGATGAATgcaattaaagatatatttcCACATACTACTAATATGCTTTGTACGTGGCACATAATCAAAAATGTGAATGCGAGATGCACCGTGCATATACCTAAGGATATGCGACAGAAGGTGAAAAATTTGTGGAGAGATGTTGTTGAAAGTCCGGATGAGGTGGAGTATCAGCAGCGGTTGAATGCGTTTCAGCAAGCATGTGTTAATTCAAGCAAGTTTGTCGAATATGTCAATAACACCTGGTTGGCCCCTCACAAAGAACAATTTGTTGAAGCATGGACCAATCGAGTGATGCATTTAGGAAACACAACGACTAatag AGTTGAGTCTGCACATTGGAAACTGAAGCAAATGTTGGAACACAACAAAGGAGACTTATGCAAGTGTTTGGAAGGCATGAATAACAACATAATACTAGAA GGCCGCTATGATATGACACTAATTTCTGATGAGATGAAGAGAATTGACATTGTTGGAACAGATAAAAACTTGTGTGGTTGCAAACTTAGGTCAACATGTGAGTTGCCTTGTGCTTGTGAATTGAGTGGATATACAACCAGCGGTGTACCGATACCGTTAGATTCAGTTCACGGTCACTGGAAGAAATTAACTATGGAAGAACCATTGGAGGATGACACAGAGGATGGATATGAGTTGGACATGAGTAATGCAATGGAGGCAATATGGACTCAATTTCGGTCACTTGATATTATTGGTAAAAGAGCATTGAAGAGTAAAGTGTTTGAACTTGCTTATCCAGCCTCAAGTTCATTGTGTCCACcacctgaaaaaataaaaaccagagGAGGAGTGAAGAACAAAGATAAAGGCAAAACACCAAAAGAAATTAATGGCTCAATTCATATTAGGAACCTAAAATGGCTCAAAgttttaattagaaaaaaagCTAGGAATTAA
- the LOC123890886 gene encoding E3 ubiquitin-protein ligase ATL6-like, which yields MKTNQLFILLILPCILLLLSATKAQAQARNNTTNNDFNANFNQFNPSFAIIIVILVAALFLMGFFSIYIRRCSDTPSSNLVLPITNARRAARGLDASVIDTFPILEYSEVKIHKIGKEVLECAVCLMEFEDTETLRLIPKCDHVFHPECIDEWLSSHTTCPVCRANLVPQPGDSVHGVPESNSELQTQDVEAQNDAVQTPTEEVINNVAAPDPVLLVVPEVISLDKTLNRNRTRGSQSNRTRRFPRSHSTGHSLIQPGENTDRFTLKLPFKVRKQIMNRQLQRASSLITLPGESSLRQGYRTGGEGSSRGKSSRWVDRTRSFKSDRWVFTRAPSFLARALSFRSPKPKVNTSDDEGTSAAAPIMPSSAVDSARPQN from the coding sequence ATGAAAACAAACCAGCTATTCATCCTGCTCATACTACCATGTATCCTTCTTCTTCTCTCCGCCACAaaagcccaagcccaagcccggaACAACACGACCAATAACGACTTCAATGCAAatttcaaccaattcaaccctTCCTTCGCTATAATCATAGTTATTTTAGTTGCAGCTCTTTTCCTCATGGGCTTTTTCTCCATCTACATCCGTCGTTGCTCCGATACACCTTCCTCCAACCTCGTTCTTCCCATCACCAACGCTCGTAGAGCAGCGCGTGGACTCGATGCATCAGTAATCGATACTTTCCCGATTCTTGAATACTCCGAAGTCAAGATCCACAAGATCGGAAAAGAAGTTCTAGAGTGTGCCGTTTGTTTAATGGAATTCGAAGACACCGAAACGCTGCGTTTGATTCCAAAGTGTGATCACGTTTTTCACCCTGAGTGCATCGATGAGTGGTTATCTTCTCATACAACTTGTCCCGTTTGTCGTGCTAATCTCGTTCCACAACCCGGTGACTCAGTTCACGGCGTTCCTGAGTCAAACAGCGAGTTACAAACACAAGACGTTGAAGCTCAAAACGACGCCGTTCAAACACCGACGGAAGAAGTAATTAACAACGTCGCTGCTCCTGACCCGGTCTTACTTGTTGTTCCTGAAGTGATTTCGTTGGATAAAACGCTGAACCGGAACCGTACGCGTGGATCTCAATCGAACCGGACGCGTCGTTTTCCACGTTCGCATTCGACCGGCCATTCATTAATCCAACCGGGTGAAAACACGGACCGGTTTACTTTGAAACTTCCTTTTAAAGTAAGGAAACAGATAATGAACCGGCAGTTACAACGGGCGAGTAGTTTAATTACTTTACCTGGTGAAAGTAGTTTGAGACAGGGTTACCGAACCGGAGGGGAAGGAAGTAGTAGAGGAAAAAGTTCAAGATGGGTGGACCGGACTAGGAGTTTTAAATCAGACCGGTGGGTTTTTACTAGAGCACCGTCGTTTTTAGCTAGAGCATTGTCGTTTAGATCACCAAAGCCAAAAGTCAATACTAGCGACGATGAAGGAACTTCTGCTGCTGCTCCTATCATGCCATCATCAGCTGTTGACTCTGCCCGCCCTCAAAATTGA
- the LOC123890887 gene encoding gamma conglutin 2-like produces MASISIIHFLLISLFCSFLLVSSSHQQQPYPKPKPSHQQPPYSKSKPNLLVLPVQQDASTGLHWANIHKRTPLMKIPVLLDLNGQHLWVNCDQHYSSSTYKAPFCHSTQCSRANANTCHTCVTSTADRPGCHNNTCALMSANPVTQQTAMSELAQDVLAIYATNGPKIGPMVTIPQFLFSCAPSFLTQKGLPNNVQGVAGLAHSQISLQNQLSSHFGLQRQFTMCLSRYPNSKGAILFGDAPNNMHFGQGNNYNTKNIPNIFNNLAYTPLTTNQQGEYRMHVTSIRINQHTVVPVSGSMLSNYPEGVMGGTLISTAIPYTILQHSLFEAFIQVVGKQYPKQAQVNAVAPFGMCFDSKKINQALNVEFVMDKPNVVWRISGDNLMVQPQNGVSCLAFVNGGLHPKAAITIGSHQLEENLLMFDLAKSMLGFSNSLNSHGMKCSDLFDFTNAP; encoded by the coding sequence ATGGCTTCTATTTCAATCATTCATTTTCTACTCATTTCTCTCTTTTGCTCTTTTCTTTTAGTCTCATCTAGCCACCAACAACAACCCTATCCCAAACCAAAACCAAGCCACCAACAACCACCTTATTccaaatcaaaaccaaatctGTTAGTTCTACCTGTTCAACAAGATGCTTCAACTGGACTTCATTGGGCCAACATCCACAAAAGAACTCCATTAATGAAAATCCCAGTTCTCCTTGATCTCAATGGTCAACACCTATGGGTTAACTGTGACCAACACTACTCATCTTCAACATACAAAGCACCCTTTTGTCATTCAACCCAATGCTCTAGAGCCAATGCTAACACATGCCACACATGTGTCACTAGTACTGCTGACCGACCGGGTTGCCATAACAACACTTGTGCACTTATGTCTGCAAACCCGGTCACTCAACAAACCGCTATGAGTGAACTGGCACAGGACGTTCTCGCTATCTATGCCACAAATGGGCCTAAAATAGGCCCAATGGTTACAATCCCTCAGTTCCTCTTTTCTTGTGCACCTTCCTTTTTGACCCAAAAGGGTTTACCCAACAACGTTCAGGGCGTTGCTGGGTTAGCCCATTCACAAATTTCACTACAGAATCAACTTTCTTCACATTTCGGACTCCAACGTCAATTCACCATGTGTCTCTCTCGTTATCCAAACTCAAAAGGAGCCATACTTTTTGGGGATGCACCAAATAACATGCATTTTGGTCAGGGTAATAATTATAATACCAAAAATATCCCtaatattttcaataatttgGCTTACACCCCATTAACAACTAACCAACAAGGAGAGTACCGTATGCATGTTACTTCCATAAGAATTAATCAGCACACTGTGGTTCCAGTGAGTGGATCTATGTTATCAAATTATCCAGAAGGTGTTATGGGAGGAACATTGATTAGCACTGCAATTCCTTACACAATTCTCCAACACTCTCTCTTTGAGGCATTTATTCAAGTAGTTGGTAAGCAATACCCAAAACAAGCACAAGTGAATGCTGTAGCACCATTTGGTATGTGTTTTGATTCAAAAAAGATTAACCAAGCACTTAATGTTGAGTTTGTGATGGATAAGCCTAATGTTGTTTGGAGAATCTCTGGTGATAACTTGATGGTTCAGCCACAAAATGGGGTTTCTTGTTTGGCTTTTGTGAATGGTGGGTTGCATCCTAAAGCTGCAATTACTATTGGGAGTCATCAATTGGAAGaaaatttgttgatgtttgatCTTGCAAAGTCAATGCTTGGATTTAGTAATTCCTTGAACTCTCATGGAATGAAGTGTTCTGATCTCTTTGATTTCACCAATGCTCCATAG
- the LOC123889020 gene encoding heavy metal-associated isoprenylated plant protein 32-like translates to MSVQICILKVHINCKGCEKKINKVLLNTQGVEKVKIDLEEGKVEVKGNVEAKELLTNLKKKGKHAEICSIKNPFKKTENEEEKKSKGSFLGSLFSFGKKSKNGAGTCKNCNCNNNSNSIDDHDNNGNDHDIPIISHPYGEGSNGNEGQMQIQVQPSLYDQQQYMVNNNGSMQENSMMNNEYHHYQGMQMQLLQPFLYDQQQYRAMMNQQQEGNMNMYGGTHTSMNYMANPTYNENGGGYWLM, encoded by the exons ATGAGTGTTCag ATTTGTATTCTAAAGGTTCATATCAATTGTAAAGGTTGTgagaagaaaataaacaaagtgCTTTTGAATACTCAGG GAGTGGAGAAAGTGAAGATAGATTTAGAGGAAGGGAAAGTAGAAGTAAAAGGTAACGTGGAAGCAAAGGAACTCCTAACAAATCTAAAAAAGAAGGGAAAACATGCTGAGATATGTAGCATCAAGAATCCATTCAAGAAAACTGAGAATGAAGAGGAAAAGAAAAGTAAAGGTTCTTTTTTAGGTTCACTTTTTAGCTTTGGGAAAAAGAGTAAGAATGGAGCTGGAACTTGTAAGAATTGTAATTGTAACAACAATTCCAATTCCATAGATGACCATGATAATAATGGTAATGACCATGACATTCCTATTATTAGTCATCCTTATGGTGAGGGTAGTAATGGAAATGAGGGCCAGATGCAAATTCAAGTGCAACCTTCTTTATATGATCAACAACAATACATGGTTAATAACAATGGATCCATGCAAGAAAATTCAATGATGAATAATGaatatcatcattatcaagGGATGCAAATGCAATTGCTGCAACCTTTTTTATATGATCAACAACAATACAGGGCTATGATGAATCAACAACAAGAAGGAAATATGAACATGTATGGTGGAACACATACATCTATGAATTACATGGCTAATCCTACATACAATGAAAACGGTGGGGGATATTGGCTCAtgtga